The Desulfarculaceae bacterium genome window below encodes:
- a CDS encoding M20 family metallo-hydrolase — MEASQALVKRIEEYAPQMIEAQRAMVAIPALGPVNGGQGELAKTRLIQGWLEELGLELTRVDAPDERVESGIRPNLLAVLPGGDGPRAWVLGHTDVVPEGERELWSSDPWTLRVEGDLIYGRGVQDNHAAIVSSLFAIKALKELGITPPGDAGLIAVADEETGSGYGLDYVLDQKPELFAPQDLIIVPDAGEPDGLFIEVAEKSLLWLKVTVLGKQVHGSTPHKGVNALYTAARMMVRTRELASQLGGENPLFDPMVTTCEPTRKEAGVSNINTVPGRDVFYIDCRILPGIPLEDALALFRSEFEAIAAQEGARVEIEPAMYLQAPPATDTEAPVVQALTRAISRVHGARPTVGGVGGGTVAAFFRQRDLPVAVWSTCEHSVHQPDEFAKVSSMVADAKVLALIYAGLA; from the coding sequence ATGGAAGCAAGCCAGGCGCTTGTCAAGCGCATTGAAGAGTATGCCCCCCAGATGATCGAGGCCCAGCGGGCCATGGTGGCCATCCCCGCCCTGGGGCCCGTCAACGGCGGCCAGGGCGAGCTGGCCAAAACCCGGCTCATCCAGGGCTGGCTGGAGGAGCTGGGCCTGGAGCTGACCCGGGTGGACGCCCCGGACGAGCGGGTGGAAAGCGGCATCCGGCCCAACCTGCTGGCCGTATTGCCCGGCGGCGACGGCCCCCGCGCCTGGGTCTTGGGCCACACCGACGTGGTGCCCGAGGGCGAGCGCGAGCTGTGGTCCTCCGATCCCTGGACCCTGCGGGTGGAGGGCGATTTGATCTATGGCCGGGGGGTGCAGGACAACCACGCGGCCATCGTGTCCTCCTTGTTCGCCATCAAGGCGCTCAAGGAGCTGGGCATAACCCCGCCCGGCGACGCGGGGCTCATCGCGGTGGCCGACGAGGAAACCGGCTCGGGTTACGGCCTGGATTACGTGCTGGACCAGAAGCCCGAACTGTTCGCGCCCCAGGATTTGATCATCGTGCCCGACGCGGGCGAGCCCGACGGGCTGTTCATCGAGGTGGCCGAGAAGTCGCTGTTGTGGCTCAAGGTGACCGTCCTGGGCAAACAGGTGCACGGCTCCACCCCGCACAAGGGGGTCAACGCCCTGTACACCGCGGCGCGCATGATGGTGCGTACCCGGGAGCTGGCCTCCCAACTGGGCGGCGAGAACCCCCTGTTCGACCCCATGGTGACCACCTGCGAGCCCACCCGCAAGGAGGCCGGGGTGAGCAACATAAACACCGTGCCCGGCCGCGACGTGTTCTACATCGACTGCCGCATCTTGCCGGGCATCCCCCTGGAGGACGCCCTGGCCCTGTTCCGCTCCGAGTTCGAGGCCATCGCCGCCCAGGAGGGGGCCAGGGTGGAGATCGAGCCGGCCATGTATTTGCAGGCCCCCCCGGCCACCGACACCGAAGCCCCGGTGGTCCAGGCCCTCACCCGGGCCATCAGCCGGGTGCACGGGGCCCGGCCCACGGTGGGCGGGGTGGGCGGCGGCACGGTGGCCGCCTTCTTCCGCCAGCGGGACCTGCCGGTGGCGGTGTGGAGCACCTGCGAGCACTCGGTGCACCAGCCCGACGAGTTCGCCAAGGTGTCGTCCATGGTGGCCGACGCCAAGGTGCTGGCCCTGATCTACGCCGGCCTGGCCTAG